In Xenopus laevis strain J_2021 chromosome 2S, Xenopus_laevis_v10.1, whole genome shotgun sequence, a genomic segment contains:
- the rhebl1.S gene encoding RHEB like 1 S homeolog isoform X1: MSLPLRTLGARPLLWGAMSLSWMWLTLQGRMNTLCFLSHSSLGSMDTLLFTQWHAPEASRLPVPFIAFLWTSGESVCKNTHIFFELTSFKTPFGMPIVLVGNKNDLPTHCREVKPEDGKKLAESWGAAFLEVSAKDPERSKLIFTKMIEEIDRVERSFDEEKKCCVM, encoded by the exons ATGAGCCTACCATTGAGAACA CTTGGAGCAAGACCTTTGTTATGGGGAGCGATGAGTTTGAGTTGGATGTGGTTGACACTGCAGGGCAG GATGAATACTCTCTGCTTCCTCAGTCATTCATCTTTGGGATCCATGGATACATTGTTGTTTACTCAGTGGCATGCTCCAGAAG CTTCCAGATTGCCCGTGCCATTCATAGCATTCTTGTGGACAAGCGGGGAAAGTGTCT gcaaaaataccCACATTTTTTTTGAGTTGACGTCCTTTAAAACTCCATTTGG catgCCTATAGTCCTTGTTGGGAATAAGAATGATCTGCCAACTCACTG CCGTGAAGTGAAACCAGAAGATGGGAAAAAGCTTGCAGAGTCTTGGGGTGCCGCATTCCTGGAAGTTTCAGCAAAGGACCCTGAG AGGAGCAAGCTgatctttactaaaatgattgAGGAAATTGACCGCGTTGAGCGATCCTTTGATGAAGAGAAGAAATGCTGCGTCATGTGA
- the rhebl1.S gene encoding RHEB like 1 S homeolog encodes MAPVKHRKIVMLGYPSVGKSSLALQFFKGDFPKDYEPTIENTWSKTFVMGSDEFELDVVDTAGQDEYSLLPQSFIFGIHGYIVVYSVACSRSFQIARAIHSILVDKRGKCLMPIVLVGNKNDLPTHCREVKPEDGKKLAESWGAAFLEVSAKDPERSKLIFTKMIEEIDRVERSFDEEKKCCVM; translated from the exons ATGGCGCCTGTCAAGCACCGCAAGATCGTGATGTTAGGTTACCCTTCAGTAG GTAAATCTTCCCTCGCACTtcagttttttaaaggggattttccTAAGGACTATGAGCCTACCATTGAGAACA CTTGGAGCAAGACCTTTGTTATGGGGAGCGATGAGTTTGAGTTGGATGTGGTTGACACTGCAGGGCAG GATGAATACTCTCTGCTTCCTCAGTCATTCATCTTTGGGATCCATGGATACATTGTTGTTTACTCAGTGGCATGCTCCAGAAG CTTCCAGATTGCCCGTGCCATTCATAGCATTCTTGTGGACAAGCGGGGAAAGTGTCT catgCCTATAGTCCTTGTTGGGAATAAGAATGATCTGCCAACTCACTG CCGTGAAGTGAAACCAGAAGATGGGAAAAAGCTTGCAGAGTCTTGGGGTGCCGCATTCCTGGAAGTTTCAGCAAAGGACCCTGAG AGGAGCAAGCTgatctttactaaaatgattgAGGAAATTGACCGCGTTGAGCGATCCTTTGATGAAGAGAAGAAATGCTGCGTCATGTGA